The DNA sequence ataattgaaacaagaaaacaagACAAAAATCTTATATTATAAGACCATTATACACCCAGCCATCTTTGCAGGACAATTAACAAAAGATTACATTATACTTTATTGTTCTTTTGCTTTATGTTTAATTGTTAAACTTTAATTACTGGTGGTGGAGTATTCTTGGAagacaaaataaaaatataacgATTTTATACTTGACAATCTACAAATCTGTATTGTTcgttttttatttctataTTACGGGAAGTACCCGAAAGGAGTCACTAGTTAGTTTATTAAGTGGGTTTTAATTATGCAAATTGCCGTATTATATCTACTATTGACATCTTGCATGATCCATATTTATGCAATCACCTCATCACCAACGTCATTGTCTTCCATTACTGATCATATAATAGAATTTGACGATAGTTCCATTCAGTCTACTTTAGAACAAGcggatttttcttttatttatttctattCTGATGTTTGTAAATATTGTCGGAAATTTGAACCTACATTTGAAAATCTAAGTGTATTATACAATCAAGTTAAACAGAAAGACACCAAGAAGAGAAGAGGtaaaaaagataataataataataataataatggggggttatattttcaaattttgaaaactaaTGCTAGACAAAATAATCGATTGAgtcaattgtttaaaatttCTCAATATCCAACactaaaattattaaattataaaactaaagaaattataacttatgataataaaaataatcgAGATTTACAatctattattaattatttacgacaaaatttaaaaattgaacctcaatttgaaaattttaaaaccaaagtca is a window from the Candida dubliniensis CD36 chromosome 4, complete sequence genome containing:
- a CDS encoding uncharacterized protein (conserved hypothetical protein) → MQIAVLYLLLTSCMIHIYAITSSPTSLSSITDHIIEFDDSSIQSTLEQADFSFIYFYSDVCKYCRKFEPTFENLSVLYNQVKQKDTKKRRGKKDNNNNNNNGGLYFQILKTNARQNNRLSQLFKISQYPTLKLLNYKTKEIITYDNKNNRDLQSIINYLRQNLKIEPQFENFKTKVKYYQSPSIDSSKQDLNCFGNENETNAHDKLVFFITSYLPDWIDYQYPAHFVHQLALDYQDLTIIVVDVEKLNDYVVLSKYEINSFPSVMYLKNNGDYKKYQFSSQSKHELDYHQIEEFIESIDQDDAIWEKVKKSPVDTETISQQQHEVDNDDEEDDLTFEHIEL